In Capricornis sumatraensis isolate serow.1 chromosome 16, serow.2, whole genome shotgun sequence, a genomic segment contains:
- the SCN2B gene encoding sodium channel subunit beta-2, which yields MHRNAWLPRPAFSLTGLSLFFSLVPPGRSMEVTVPNTLNVLNGSDARLPCTFNSCYTVNHKQFSLNWTYQECNNCSEEMFLQFRMKIINLKLERFRDRVEFSGNPSKYDVSVTLKKVQLEDEGTYNCYIMNPPDRHRGHGKIYLQVLMEEPPERDSTVAVIVGASVGGFLAVVILVLMVVKCVRRKKEQKLSTDDLKTEEEGKTDGEGNADDGAK from the exons ATGCACAGAAATGCCTGGCTACCTCGCCCTGCCTTCAGTCTCACGGGGCtcagtctctttttctctttgg TGCCACCAGGGAGGAGCATGGAAGTCACAGTACCTAACACCCTCAACGTCCTCAATGGCTCTGATGCCCGCCTGCCCTGCACCTTCAACTCCTGCTACACCGTGAACCACAAACAGTTCTCCCTGAACTGGACCTACCAGGAGTGTAACAACTGCTCCGAGGAGATG TTCCTCCAGTTCCGCATGAAGATCATTAACCTGAAGCTGGAGCGGTTCCGAGACCGCGTGGAGTTCTCGGGGAACCCCAGCAAGTATGACGTGTCAGTCACCCTGAAGAAAGTGCAGCTGGAGGACGAGGGCACCTACAACTGCTACATCATGAACCCGCCTGACCGCCACCGCGGCCACGGCAAGATCTATCTGCAGGTCCTCATGGAAG agcCCCCCGAGCGGGATTCCACGGTGGCCGTGATTGTGGGCGCCTCCGTCGGAGGCTTTCTGGCTGTGGTCATCttggtgctgatggtggtgaagtgcgtgaggaggaaaaaagagcAGAAACTGAGCACGGATGACCTGAAGACTGAGGAGGAGGGCAAGACCGACGGAGAGGGCAACGCGGACGACGGCGCCAAGTAA